A region from the Halomarina litorea genome encodes:
- a CDS encoding aldo/keto reductase, with protein MHYRTLGDSGVEVSEVGFGAWVVGTDWWGDRSEEQAIEMVRHALDRGITYFDTGDVYGHGRSEELVGEALADVRDEVTIGTKVGYDFYNNPQAGHGELPKEMDPEYLREALDTSLERLGTDYVDLLQLHNANVGEVTPEVLDLLDEWREEGKVDAIGWALGPSIGWLAEGEAAADHDFDAVQTVFNLFEQTPGRHFIDHIREMGANTSVIARVPHSSGLLNEQVRPDTELEEGDHRAYRPDAWYETGWEKIENLRFLERDGQRTMGQAAIQWLLSHDEVASVTPTFRTREDIDEWAAASETPPLSPAEVDRVEDLRAENFGVTDDDGMDSLRSSVEGEDLEGTGKQWAGR; from the coding sequence ATGCACTACCGTACGCTCGGCGATTCGGGAGTCGAGGTCTCCGAAGTTGGCTTCGGCGCGTGGGTCGTCGGCACGGACTGGTGGGGTGACCGGAGCGAAGAACAGGCCATCGAGATGGTCAGACACGCCCTCGACCGGGGCATCACGTACTTCGACACAGGCGACGTCTACGGCCACGGTCGCTCCGAGGAACTCGTCGGCGAGGCACTCGCGGACGTCCGCGACGAGGTGACCATCGGCACCAAGGTCGGCTACGACTTCTACAACAACCCGCAGGCGGGTCACGGCGAACTCCCGAAGGAGATGGACCCCGAGTACCTCCGGGAGGCCCTCGATACGTCCCTGGAGCGCCTCGGGACGGACTACGTCGACCTGCTCCAGTTGCACAACGCCAACGTCGGCGAGGTCACGCCCGAGGTCCTCGACCTCCTCGACGAGTGGCGCGAGGAGGGGAAGGTGGACGCCATCGGGTGGGCGCTCGGTCCCTCCATCGGGTGGCTGGCGGAGGGCGAGGCCGCCGCCGACCACGACTTCGACGCCGTCCAGACGGTGTTCAACCTCTTCGAGCAGACGCCCGGCCGCCACTTCATCGACCACATCCGCGAGATGGGCGCGAACACGAGCGTCATCGCGCGCGTCCCGCACTCCTCGGGCCTGCTGAACGAGCAGGTCCGCCCGGACACCGAACTGGAGGAGGGCGACCACCGCGCCTACCGGCCCGACGCGTGGTACGAGACGGGCTGGGAGAAGATAGAGAACCTGCGGTTCCTCGAACGCGACGGCCAGCGCACGATGGGGCAGGCCGCCATCCAGTGGCTCCTGAGCCACGACGAGGTGGCGAGCGTCACGCCCACCTTCCGCACCCGCGAGGACATCGACGAGTGGGCCGCCGCCAGCGAAACGCCGCCGCTCTCGCCCGCCGAGGTCGACCGCGTGGAGGACCTCCGCGCGGAGAACTTCGGCGTCACCGACGACGACGGGATGGACAGCCTCCGGTCCTCGGTCGAGGGCGAGGACCTCGAAGGGACCGGCAAGCAGTGGGCCGGTCGCTGA
- a CDS encoding CBS domain-containing protein — MDIADIATREYVEVDADERLSKVRSIFEHENPRGVIVTNDGGYTGVITQQQLLQSHVEDDTKAGAMVKAAPKVERTADIRDVARMLVEGGTKVAPVFEGDGLWGIVTADAILDAVVDNLDVLTVEQIYTDNIVTVTEDTHIGRAINLLRENGISRLPVVNEDGRLSGMVTTHDIVDVAVRTMSKATEGDRAGDIDRILDLPVYDEMSSPVVTIDLEDTVDEAVELMFEYGYSGLVVTPEYDDSMPAGILTKTDILRALSYTEEEHMDVQITNIDLLDTITRDDIRQSIEQVVQKYQQMSVQHAHVRFQKHREKLRGTPLIQCQIRLRTNRGQVAGSGEGYGAESGFRVALDKLERNVIEMKGMRSDEQYRGQLLRKLDEL; from the coding sequence ATGGACATCGCAGACATCGCGACCCGAGAGTACGTCGAGGTCGACGCCGACGAACGCCTCTCGAAGGTCCGTTCTATCTTCGAACACGAGAACCCGAGAGGAGTCATCGTCACGAACGATGGGGGCTACACCGGCGTCATCACCCAGCAACAACTCCTCCAGTCGCACGTGGAAGACGACACCAAGGCGGGTGCGATGGTGAAGGCGGCCCCCAAGGTCGAACGGACCGCCGACATCCGCGACGTCGCCCGGATGCTGGTCGAGGGCGGAACCAAAGTCGCGCCGGTGTTCGAGGGCGACGGCCTCTGGGGTATCGTCACCGCCGACGCCATCCTCGACGCCGTCGTCGACAACCTCGACGTGCTGACCGTCGAACAGATCTACACCGACAACATCGTCACCGTCACCGAGGACACCCACATCGGGCGGGCCATCAACCTTCTGCGGGAGAACGGTATCTCTCGCCTGCCGGTCGTCAACGAGGACGGACGGCTCTCGGGGATGGTCACCACCCACGACATCGTGGACGTGGCCGTCCGCACCATGTCGAAGGCCACCGAGGGTGACCGCGCGGGCGACATCGACCGCATCCTCGACCTGCCGGTGTACGACGAGATGTCGAGTCCCGTCGTCACCATCGACCTGGAGGACACCGTCGACGAGGCGGTCGAACTCATGTTCGAGTACGGCTACTCCGGCCTCGTCGTCACGCCCGAGTACGACGACTCGATGCCCGCGGGCATCCTCACCAAGACGGACATCCTCCGCGCGCTGAGCTACACGGAGGAGGAACACATGGACGTCCAGATAACGAACATCGACCTGCTGGACACCATCACGCGCGACGACATCCGCCAGAGCATCGAACAGGTCGTCCAGAAGTACCAGCAGATGTCGGTCCAGCACGCCCACGTGCGGTTCCAGAAACACCGCGAGAAGCTCCGCGGGACGCCCCTCATCCAGTGCCAGATTCGCCTGCGCACGAACCGGGGACAGGTCGCCGGGTCCGGCGAGGGCTACGGCGCCGAGTCGGGCTTCCGCGTCGCCCTCGACAAACTCGAACGCAACGTCATCGAGATGAAGGGGATGCGCAGCGACGAACAGTACCGGGGGCAGTTACTCCGCAAACTCGACGAACTCTAG